In one window of Candidatus Atribacteria bacterium ADurb.Bin276 DNA:
- the xcpT gene encoding Type II secretion system protein G precursor, whose amino-acid sequence MWSVIRKKQNKKGEEGFTLIELIVVIAILGFLLAIAIPRYNTSRAKAAVNASAANLKNLANAMELYVTEHNIADYPSNGLDIVALYMPSGSPKNPAGKDYTFSGGGAGYQFTDPDPYTAANVNAGALYVTEGGILHGLP is encoded by the coding sequence ATGTGGTCAGTTATAAGAAAAAAACAAAATAAAAAGGGGGAAGAAGGTTTCACATTAATTGAATTAATCGTCGTTATTGCTATATTAGGATTTTTATTAGCAATAGCTATACCAAGGTATAATACCTCAAGAGCCAAAGCTGCAGTTAATGCGTCTGCAGCCAATTTAAAAAATTTAGCCAATGCTATGGAGTTATATGTTACAGAACACAATATAGCGGATTATCCTTCTAATGGTTTAGATATAGTGGCATTGTATATGCCAAGCGGATCACCAAAAAACCCAGCAGGTAAAGACTATACTTTTAGTGGAGGTGGAGCTGGATACCAATTTACCGATCCAGATCCATATACTGCTGCTAATGTTAACGCTGGTGCATTATATGTAACTGAAGG
- the epsF gene encoding Type II secretion system protein F — protein MSNYIYKVRDTLGATHEGSMEANSERDAVIALRDRGYFITSITEEKPKGLKKEISLFSTSKGGKINLKELALFSRGIATMLEAGVPLIAALESMGEQVSNKGFAIVIEELAGKIERGYSFSQAINEYPKVFNRVFVGMVQSGEAGGNLDWALGRLADYLEWEKDLRDKVQSAMYYPIILIVAMIAASFFMVYFVFPQFLLLFESFSIELPTITKIFLDVIKFMNANWYFVYGGLIGGFIIFYMYANSEKGKRWWDQKKHQLPLFGELFRKLVISRFCWIMNGLLRSGMPMVEALETVSSAVGDYFVRDILLEVAEKIRKGRNLSQSVKDYEIFPPILTQMINVGEESGNLEMTLGKLSELYDKEINVFVGRISTTIEPVLTAVIGVGLLIIALAFFLPIFEMASQGMGGG, from the coding sequence ATGTCAAATTATATTTATAAAGTCCGTGATACCTTGGGTGCAACTCATGAAGGATCAATGGAAGCCAATAGCGAAAGAGATGCAGTTATTGCTCTTCGTGATCGGGGCTATTTTATTACTTCCATTACCGAGGAGAAACCAAAAGGCCTAAAAAAAGAAATTTCTCTTTTTTCTACCAGTAAGGGAGGGAAAATAAATCTTAAAGAGTTAGCTCTTTTTAGTCGTGGTATTGCTACAATGTTAGAAGCTGGCGTTCCTTTAATTGCCGCTCTTGAAAGTATGGGTGAACAGGTTTCGAATAAAGGTTTTGCTATTGTTATTGAAGAATTAGCCGGAAAGATTGAGCGAGGTTATTCATTTTCTCAAGCCATCAATGAATATCCCAAAGTTTTTAACCGAGTTTTTGTTGGGATGGTCCAATCGGGTGAAGCTGGAGGTAACCTTGATTGGGCCTTAGGACGATTAGCCGATTATTTAGAATGGGAGAAGGACCTTCGAGACAAAGTACAATCGGCTATGTATTACCCTATAATTTTAATAGTAGCCATGATAGCTGCTTCATTTTTTATGGTGTATTTTGTTTTCCCCCAATTTCTTCTTCTTTTTGAAAGCTTCAGCATAGAACTTCCAACCATTACTAAGATCTTTTTAGATGTTATTAAATTTATGAATGCCAATTGGTATTTCGTTTACGGGGGGTTGATAGGTGGATTTATTATTTTCTATATGTATGCTAACTCAGAGAAAGGAAAAAGGTGGTGGGACCAAAAAAAACACCAATTGCCACTTTTTGGAGAATTGTTTAGAAAACTAGTCATCTCTCGTTTTTGTTGGATCATGAATGGTTTATTGCGTAGCGGGATGCCCATGGTCGAAGCATTGGAAACCGTTTCCTCAGCGGTAGGGGATTACTTCGTTCGGGATATCCTTCTGGAGGTTGCGGAAAAAATTCGTAAAGGGAGAAATCTCTCTCAGAGTGTCAAGGATTATGAAATTTTTCCTCCTATTCTTACTCAAATGATCAACGTAGGAGAGGAATCAGGAAATTTAGAAATGACTCTGGGTAAATTATCCGAGCTCTATGATAAAGAAATTAACGTTTTTGTTGGACGTATTTCAACCACCATTGAGCCGGTTCTCACTGCAGTTATTGGTGTTGGACTATTAATTATAGCTTTAGCGTTTTTCCTTCCTATCTTCGAAATGGCATCTCAGGGAATGGGCGGAGGATAA
- the pilT gene encoding Twitching mobility protein: MDWDVPELLKKVVDSKGSDLHLTVGLPPVIRIDGKLTKTDLPVLKPEDTEYIARFIVGGNERWEQFHKNNELDLSIGLPQTGRFRVNVYRQRGSCGLVLRALSYTIPSMEELQLPKETLVKLVALPRGLILVTGPTGSGKSTSLASMIDYINNTRACHIITIEDPIEYLHSHKKSIINQRELGADTHSFENALVHALRQDPDVILVGEMRNLETIAIALTAAETGHLVFATLHTNNAPSTIDRIVDIFPPHQQQQVRIQLAGAIQGVISQQLLSRANAKGRVPAIEVMLANNAIRNLIREGKSHQIYTIMQTSLSEGMVTMDRSLFELYRKGLVTWEDAFDHAIDQKEFKVWRNRA, encoded by the coding sequence ATGGATTGGGATGTACCAGAGCTTCTTAAAAAAGTTGTAGACAGCAAAGGATCTGATTTACACCTTACGGTTGGATTACCACCGGTTATACGCATCGATGGAAAATTAACAAAAACCGATTTGCCGGTTTTGAAGCCAGAAGATACCGAATATATCGCTCGATTTATTGTTGGTGGAAATGAGCGCTGGGAACAATTTCATAAAAATAATGAATTAGACCTTTCGATTGGTCTTCCTCAAACTGGTCGTTTTCGCGTTAATGTTTACCGACAGCGCGGATCCTGTGGTTTGGTGCTTCGAGCCTTGAGTTATACCATCCCTTCCATGGAAGAGCTCCAACTTCCCAAAGAGACACTGGTCAAATTAGTAGCACTACCTCGTGGTTTGATTTTAGTAACCGGACCAACCGGTAGTGGAAAATCCACTTCATTGGCGTCGATGATTGACTATATTAACAATACGCGAGCGTGTCATATTATAACCATTGAAGATCCGATTGAATATCTCCATAGCCATAAAAAAAGTATTATTAATCAAAGAGAATTGGGCGCTGATACCCATTCCTTTGAAAATGCCTTAGTTCATGCTCTTCGTCAAGACCCTGATGTCATTCTGGTGGGGGAGATGCGAAACTTAGAAACCATTGCGATTGCCTTGACCGCCGCTGAGACCGGGCATTTGGTTTTTGCTACCCTCCATACCAACAATGCCCCTTCAACCATTGATCGGATAGTCGACATCTTTCCTCCCCATCAACAGCAACAAGTTCGTATCCAATTAGCGGGAGCTATTCAAGGTGTTATCAGTCAACAACTCTTATCCCGTGCTAATGCTAAAGGGAGAGTACCAGCAATTGAAGTAATGTTAGCCAATAATGCCATTCGTAATTTGATACGAGAAGGGAAGAGTCATCAAATTTATACCATAATGCAAACCTCCTTATCAGAAGGAATGGTTACTATGGATCGATCGCTCTTTGAGCTTTATCGTAAAGGCTTGGTGACCTGGGAAGACGCTTTTGATCATGCCATCGATCAGAAAGAATTTAAAGTCTGGAGGAATCGAGCTTAA
- the xpsE gene encoding Type II secretion system protein E — protein sequence MEMSTLNSKKLGEILVAKRFITFDQLMKAIEIQKKTGEKLGEILRREGFVKEKELFQALAEQMGTLYIDLDNYVVDPNAVTRLPEKFCRQNHCVTVNEEASFIVLAMVNPVDIVTIDRARIMTKKDIHPAIAPPDVIESIINSYYGGSSSVSEILKEAEEEEGMIYLDEAEELKIDQLKEMGEEAPIIRVVNMIILQAIRAGASDIHIEPHEDRVRIRYRIDGILQDSTSTSIKIHPALISRVKILCRMNIAERRLPQDGRFQVTVENRTIDFRVSSLPTIFGEKIVMRILDKSSLLLNLKRLGFEPDDLQRFFRMIERPYGMVLLTGPTGSGKTTTLYSALNHVSSPDLNIITIEDPVEYILDDINQIQVKPKIDLTFANSLRSIMRQDPDIIMVGEIRDRETAEIAIHAALTGHLVFSTLHTNTAPGAVTRLQEMGVASFLISSAIIGVVAQRLARKVCEYCKYPVELDGDAALDLTDGKKDHVVVYKGKGCSRCTSGYKGRIAIHSIFDLNDYLREMILNHATERDLTETARKEGMRTLRENAAIKVLAGIISPEEMYRVTADI from the coding sequence ATGGAAATGAGCACACTCAATTCAAAAAAATTAGGTGAGATACTGGTTGCCAAGCGTTTTATTACCTTTGATCAGCTTATGAAAGCAATAGAAATTCAGAAAAAAACCGGTGAAAAATTAGGTGAAATATTACGAAGAGAAGGCTTCGTGAAGGAAAAAGAACTCTTTCAGGCTCTTGCAGAGCAGATGGGCACTTTATATATTGACCTCGATAATTATGTCGTTGATCCCAACGCAGTGACTCGTCTTCCCGAAAAATTTTGTCGGCAAAATCATTGTGTTACAGTGAATGAAGAAGCCAGTTTTATAGTTTTGGCCATGGTGAATCCAGTGGATATTGTAACGATTGACCGGGCAAGAATAATGACCAAAAAAGATATTCATCCAGCAATTGCTCCTCCAGATGTGATTGAGAGTATTATAAATTCTTATTATGGAGGCAGTTCTTCGGTTAGCGAGATCCTCAAGGAAGCTGAGGAAGAAGAGGGCATGATCTACCTTGATGAAGCTGAGGAACTAAAAATCGATCAACTCAAGGAGATGGGTGAAGAAGCACCAATTATCCGGGTAGTCAATATGATAATTCTTCAAGCCATTCGAGCGGGTGCTAGTGATATCCACATTGAACCCCATGAAGACCGGGTGAGAATTCGGTATCGAATTGATGGAATCCTTCAAGATTCAACCAGTACCTCCATTAAAATTCATCCTGCTTTAATATCCCGGGTTAAAATTCTTTGTCGTATGAACATCGCTGAAAGACGTCTTCCCCAAGATGGTCGTTTTCAGGTAACTGTAGAAAATCGAACCATAGACTTTCGAGTTTCATCTCTCCCTACTATTTTTGGAGAAAAGATCGTCATGCGAATTCTTGATAAATCAAGTTTACTTTTAAATCTCAAGCGGTTGGGATTTGAGCCTGATGACCTGCAACGTTTTTTTAGGATGATTGAAAGGCCTTATGGAATGGTTCTTCTCACCGGGCCCACCGGCAGCGGAAAGACCACCACTCTTTATTCCGCTCTTAATCACGTTAGTAGTCCGGATTTAAATATTATTACCATTGAAGATCCAGTTGAGTATATTTTAGATGATATCAACCAGATCCAAGTTAAACCAAAAATTGACCTTACTTTTGCTAACTCGCTCCGTTCTATTATGCGACAAGATCCGGATATTATCATGGTCGGTGAAATTCGAGACCGAGAGACCGCTGAGATTGCCATTCATGCCGCGCTCACCGGGCATTTAGTATTTTCAACTCTTCATACCAATACTGCACCTGGAGCGGTAACCCGCCTCCAAGAAATGGGCGTAGCTTCTTTTCTTATTTCTTCAGCTATTATTGGAGTTGTTGCCCAGCGATTGGCGAGGAAAGTATGTGAATATTGTAAATATCCCGTAGAATTGGATGGTGATGCAGCACTCGACCTTACTGACGGCAAGAAGGATCATGTTGTGGTTTATAAAGGAAAAGGATGTTCCCGTTGTACCTCGGGATACAAGGGGAGAATAGCCATCCATAGCATATTTGATTTGAATGACTATCTTCGAGAAATGATATTAAATCATGCTACTGAGAGGGATCTAACCGAAACAGCTCGAAAAGAAGGCATGAGAACTCTTCGTGAAAATGCTGCAATAAAAGTGCTTGCAGGCATAATTAGCCCGGAAGAAATGTACCGAGTTACTGCCGATATTTGA
- the aroE_1 gene encoding Shikimate dehydrogenase → MVQQNRITARTNLLGLIGHPVDHSLSPVFQNAALNALNLDYVYLAFDISTGDLMDAVRTLRTWRLKGINVTVPHKEKIIQWLDRLDDTALLLGAVNVVVVKDEELVGYNTDGIGFAKALDFNQINLNGKQVALLGAGGAARAVLSVLIERGVRKVIVFNRSFERSLQFQQWAKNSFTTVIEIDNWESFINGQSSFLSQVDVLINATSLGLSQEIIEVPWNGIDSCELVIDVVYNREETPLVREARKKGKKAFDGKMMLLFQGAESFRLFTGFEAPIGVMEKALNEALR, encoded by the coding sequence ATGGTTCAACAAAACCGAATAACCGCTCGAACCAACTTGTTAGGACTCATTGGACATCCAGTGGATCATTCACTGTCACCAGTATTTCAAAATGCAGCGCTCAACGCTTTAAACCTCGACTACGTCTATTTAGCTTTCGATATTTCCACTGGGGACCTTATGGACGCTGTTCGGACGCTTCGAACTTGGCGATTGAAGGGAATAAACGTTACAGTTCCACACAAGGAAAAAATTATTCAATGGTTGGATAGATTGGATGATACTGCCTTACTATTGGGAGCAGTGAATGTTGTGGTTGTAAAAGATGAAGAGTTAGTTGGTTATAATACTGATGGGATTGGTTTCGCTAAAGCTCTGGATTTTAATCAGATTAACCTTAATGGTAAACAGGTTGCTCTTTTGGGAGCTGGAGGAGCTGCTCGAGCTGTTTTATCGGTGCTCATTGAAAGAGGAGTTCGTAAGGTTATAGTGTTTAATCGTTCGTTCGAGAGGTCTTTACAATTTCAGCAGTGGGCAAAAAATTCATTCACCACGGTAATAGAAATTGATAACTGGGAGAGCTTTATAAATGGTCAATCTTCTTTTTTGAGCCAGGTTGATGTTTTGATTAATGCCACTAGTTTGGGACTTAGCCAGGAAATCATTGAAGTTCCATGGAACGGTATTGATAGCTGTGAATTGGTAATTGATGTAGTCTATAATCGTGAAGAAACTCCTCTGGTAAGAGAAGCACGAAAAAAGGGGAAAAAAGCTTTTGATGGAAAGATGATGTTACTTTTTCAGGGAGCGGAGAGTTTTCGTTTGTTTACTGGCTTTGAAGCCCCCATTGGAGTAATGGAAAAAGCCTTGAATGAGGCATTGAGGTAA
- a CDS encoding Mitochondrial PGP phosphatase, which produces MKQLLRKFYPSLYVDEISEIPLDLLKKRGIQGLIIDLDNTIAPWDQPTVTQSAERWLKKAKNDGFKIFLVSNSTTSRVNYFMESLGIPGISMAQKPRRGSFRKALESMDLNYNQVTVIGDQIFTDVLGGNRLNLHTILVNPINRKEFFFTRLVRLVEKFVMKRFLQWFNKTE; this is translated from the coding sequence ATGAAGCAGTTGTTAAGGAAATTTTATCCATCACTTTATGTTGATGAAATATCTGAGATCCCACTGGATTTGTTAAAGAAAAGAGGGATACAGGGTTTGATTATCGATCTCGATAACACTATCGCACCATGGGACCAGCCAACTGTTACTCAGTCGGCAGAAAGGTGGCTGAAAAAAGCTAAAAATGATGGATTTAAAATATTTCTGGTGTCCAACTCCACAACTTCAAGAGTCAATTACTTCATGGAATCCTTGGGTATCCCTGGGATATCTATGGCCCAAAAGCCGCGACGCGGTTCCTTTCGTAAGGCTCTGGAATCGATGGACTTGAATTACAATCAGGTTACTGTGATTGGTGATCAAATATTTACCGATGTTTTAGGAGGGAATCGATTAAATCTCCATACTATTTTAGTCAATCCCATTAACCGAAAAGAATTCTTTTTTACCCGCCTGGTACGATTGGTGGAAAAATTTGTTATGAAAAGGTTTCTTCAATGGTTCAACAAAACCGAATAA
- a CDS encoding putative aminodeoxychorismate lyase encodes MKKYHFGLIVVTYLFCFILYISFYYSPGLSGVSQTMVIQSGMTNRVIAQDFKKNDLISSPALFLAFTFLSDQSRLIAGNYQFRSGETISQIVSRIAQGRSYQVKVTFPEGSTVKQMAEWLDQAGICRQEDYLSYTQQPTIFQKPWLSEAKNLEGYLFPDTYYLSPGTNPKQVIEIQLKRFEEVYPGSLLEESFTEMSQKVILASIVEREAQLINEKPIVASVFLNRLKSNMKLESCATVIYAWNQEKGVQLSSLSLEDLTIPSPYNTYLHKGLPPTPICNPSLDSLEAVVNSPQTDYYFFVLGENGSHNFSKTFDEHLKNKQKSTIQ; translated from the coding sequence ATGAAAAAATATCATTTCGGATTAATCGTTGTTACTTATTTATTTTGTTTTATTCTTTATATATCATTTTATTATTCTCCAGGATTAAGTGGTGTTTCTCAAACCATGGTTATCCAATCCGGAATGACCAATCGAGTGATTGCCCAAGATTTTAAGAAGAACGATCTCATATCTTCTCCAGCTCTTTTTTTGGCTTTTACATTTTTAAGCGATCAAAGTCGATTGATTGCTGGGAATTATCAGTTTCGATCAGGAGAAACCATTTCCCAAATTGTGAGCAGAATTGCTCAAGGTCGTTCTTATCAAGTCAAAGTAACCTTTCCTGAGGGTTCAACAGTTAAACAAATGGCTGAGTGGCTTGATCAAGCTGGAATTTGTCGACAGGAGGATTATTTAAGTTATACTCAACAACCGACAATTTTTCAAAAACCATGGTTATCCGAAGCAAAAAATTTAGAAGGTTATTTGTTTCCCGATACTTATTATTTATCACCAGGCACCAATCCCAAGCAGGTCATTGAAATCCAATTAAAACGATTTGAGGAAGTTTATCCCGGAAGTCTCTTGGAGGAAAGTTTTACCGAGATGAGCCAAAAAGTAATATTAGCTTCAATAGTCGAGAGAGAAGCACAGTTAATAAATGAAAAACCTATAGTCGCTTCAGTTTTTTTAAATCGCTTGAAATCGAATATGAAATTAGAGTCGTGTGCAACGGTCATTTATGCCTGGAATCAGGAAAAGGGAGTGCAGCTCTCATCATTGAGCTTGGAAGATTTAACCATACCATCTCCTTACAATACCTACCTTCACAAAGGGCTTCCTCCAACTCCGATTTGTAATCCTAGTCTTGATTCTTTAGAAGCAGTAGTAAATTCTCCTCAAACCGATTATTATTTTTTTGTACTGGGAGAGAATGGATCGCACAATTTTTCCAAAACCTTTGATGAACACCTAAAAAACAAACAGAAGAGTACAATCCAATGA
- the yrrK gene encoding putative Holliday junction resolvase — MKKILAVDLGEKRIGFSYNRGTSFASPLKVISSENLKKNVENIIEVAQQVQAEVIVLGLPLRLNNSVKSEAQKIIEFRELLIKRFPGEVVLFDERLTTKEAEKRLLEADVSRKKRKMVIDQLAATIILQTYIDSTQI, encoded by the coding sequence GTGAAAAAAATATTAGCGGTCGATTTAGGAGAAAAGAGAATCGGGTTTTCTTACAATCGTGGGACAAGCTTTGCTTCACCTTTGAAGGTGATTTCCAGTGAGAACCTAAAAAAAAATGTTGAGAATATAATCGAAGTGGCCCAACAAGTTCAAGCTGAAGTCATTGTTTTGGGTTTGCCTTTGCGACTAAATAATTCAGTAAAAAGCGAAGCGCAAAAAATTATCGAGTTTCGTGAGTTATTAATTAAGCGTTTTCCCGGTGAAGTGGTACTTTTTGACGAGAGGTTAACGACCAAAGAAGCAGAGAAAAGATTGCTGGAAGCTGATGTAAGTCGGAAAAAAAGGAAAATGGTTATCGATCAGTTAGCGGCAACCATAATTCTCCAAACCTATATTGATTCTACTCAAATATGA
- the alaS gene encoding Alanine--tRNA ligase, whose translation MTSSELRQKFLDFFEKRGHKILPSASLIPNDPTLLLTIAGMVPFKPIFLNKIQPNFKRVVSVQKCVRVNDLGNVGHTARHHTFFEMLGNFSFGDYFKKEACLWGWEFLTQTIGFSPDRMWVSVHRKDQEAFEVWKNCVGVPPERIVFLGDEDNFWASGPIGPCGYCSEIYYDRGEVKGCGQSTCAPGCNCDRYLEVWNLVFMEFDRKADGTLEELPKKNIDTGMGLERLASVVQETDTDYETDLFFPIIQGLEKISGNDYLIPALKPPFRIIADHIRAIVFLIADGIYPSNEGRGYILRRLIRRAYRYGGKIGIHQPFLHELLFTVIDGMSNAYPELFMRKDIISKIVFQEESRFQGTLQSGEAFLSQLIEQTKKNKKQQLSGKDIFMLYDTYGFPSDVAEDILQEEGLQFDKTEFENQMEQQKNRARKARGEKDRLIRSQKEVEELFTGIYSRFVGYNQSMVNTDMVALSDGEDRISRAETGQKVIVALKESPFYPEKGGQEFDTGWIESEQGRVQVEKVYSEFLIEGTVVSGQIKENDRVWAKIDTQRRRLIEIHHTTTHLLHRALREILGSQVKQAGSWVGESGLRFDFTHFSALSEDEIDAVEEIVNQKIFEDLPVVISYSSLDEAQRAGVIALFEEKYQSLVRIVRVGDYTAELCGGTHLRRTSEAGLFKIITESSIGSGLRRVEAVAGSVAYKYLQDYFHLGRDIKKIFGSDHYQILPAINNLIENNKHYKEELQRTFQSHARQAILDALQVAGSNNTPIYLTHLFVENPPEIDYLKEMVDELRTRLSQGIVVLGIKKDEAISGVLAEINLPQSIDLNRLVREITKKIGGGGGGRPSLVQFGGIPFGSWERFVEEIKKMTNQIS comes from the coding sequence ATGACCAGTTCTGAGTTGAGGCAAAAATTCCTGGATTTTTTTGAAAAAAGAGGACACAAGATACTTCCCAGTGCTTCGTTGATACCAAACGATCCAACTCTGCTTTTAACCATTGCTGGTATGGTGCCTTTTAAACCAATTTTCTTAAACAAAATCCAGCCTAATTTTAAGCGGGTTGTCAGTGTCCAAAAATGTGTTCGGGTTAATGACCTGGGAAATGTTGGTCATACAGCCCGCCATCATACTTTTTTTGAAATGTTAGGAAATTTTTCTTTTGGTGATTATTTTAAAAAAGAAGCCTGTCTATGGGGATGGGAATTTCTCACTCAGACGATCGGTTTTTCTCCTGATAGAATGTGGGTTTCAGTTCATCGTAAAGACCAAGAAGCTTTCGAAGTTTGGAAGAATTGTGTTGGTGTCCCACCGGAAAGAATTGTTTTCTTAGGTGATGAAGATAACTTCTGGGCTTCAGGACCGATTGGTCCCTGTGGGTATTGCTCAGAAATTTATTATGATCGTGGGGAAGTAAAGGGTTGTGGTCAGTCCACCTGTGCCCCGGGGTGTAATTGTGATAGATATCTTGAAGTATGGAATCTGGTTTTTATGGAATTTGATCGAAAAGCCGATGGAACTCTTGAGGAACTTCCTAAAAAAAATATTGATACCGGTATGGGATTGGAGCGTTTAGCCTCGGTTGTTCAGGAAACTGATACTGACTATGAAACCGATCTCTTTTTCCCCATAATTCAAGGTTTGGAGAAAATATCAGGCAATGATTACTTGATACCAGCCTTAAAACCCCCTTTCCGGATTATTGCCGATCATATTCGTGCCATTGTTTTTCTTATTGCCGATGGAATCTATCCTTCAAATGAGGGAAGAGGCTATATTTTAAGGCGCTTGATCCGTCGCGCCTATCGATATGGAGGAAAAATAGGAATCCATCAGCCTTTTCTCCATGAGTTACTATTTACTGTCATTGATGGAATGAGTAACGCTTATCCAGAACTATTCATGCGAAAAGATATTATTTCAAAAATTGTATTTCAAGAAGAATCCCGCTTTCAGGGAACCCTGCAAAGTGGAGAAGCCTTTTTAAGTCAATTAATTGAACAAACCAAAAAAAATAAAAAACAACAGCTTTCTGGAAAGGATATTTTCATGCTCTATGATACTTATGGATTTCCGTCAGATGTAGCTGAAGATATTCTTCAAGAAGAGGGTTTGCAATTTGATAAAACAGAATTTGAAAATCAAATGGAACAGCAAAAAAATAGAGCACGTAAAGCACGCGGTGAAAAAGATCGGCTTATAAGGAGCCAAAAGGAAGTCGAGGAGCTATTTACCGGTATTTACAGTCGCTTTGTAGGATACAATCAATCTATGGTCAATACCGATATGGTAGCTCTGTCCGATGGAGAGGACCGTATCAGCCGAGCGGAAACTGGCCAGAAGGTAATCGTCGCCTTGAAAGAATCACCCTTTTATCCGGAAAAAGGAGGGCAAGAGTTTGATACCGGCTGGATAGAATCCGAACAAGGAAGGGTTCAGGTCGAGAAGGTCTACTCTGAATTTTTAATCGAGGGTACAGTAGTCAGTGGACAAATCAAAGAAAATGATCGAGTTTGGGCAAAAATTGATACCCAACGTCGCCGACTCATTGAAATTCATCACACGACCACTCACTTGCTTCATCGAGCACTGCGGGAAATCTTGGGTTCACAAGTAAAACAAGCTGGATCCTGGGTAGGAGAAAGTGGACTTCGCTTTGATTTTACCCATTTTTCTGCTTTGTCTGAGGATGAAATCGACGCTGTAGAAGAGATTGTAAATCAAAAGATTTTTGAGGACTTACCGGTGGTGATAAGTTATTCAAGCCTGGATGAAGCTCAGAGAGCAGGTGTTATTGCATTGTTTGAAGAGAAATATCAATCACTAGTTCGGATTGTCCGAGTGGGTGATTACACTGCCGAGCTTTGTGGAGGAACCCATTTACGGCGAACCAGTGAGGCTGGTCTTTTTAAAATTATTACCGAATCCAGCATAGGATCGGGTTTAAGAAGAGTAGAAGCAGTAGCTGGATCAGTTGCTTATAAATATCTTCAGGACTATTTCCACCTGGGACGTGATATTAAAAAAATTTTTGGATCGGATCATTATCAGATATTACCAGCTATTAATAATTTAATCGAGAATAATAAACATTATAAAGAAGAACTCCAACGGACCTTTCAATCTCATGCACGTCAGGCAATTCTTGATGCTCTCCAAGTTGCTGGAAGCAACAACACGCCAATTTACCTGACTCATCTTTTTGTTGAAAATCCACCGGAGATAGACTATTTAAAAGAGATGGTTGATGAATTACGTACTCGCCTGAGCCAGGGAATAGTAGTCTTGGGGATTAAAAAAGATGAAGCAATTTCTGGTGTTTTAGCTGAAATAAATCTCCCCCAGTCAATCGATTTGAATCGTTTGGTTCGTGAAATAACCAAGAAAATTGGTGGTGGTGGAGGAGGGAGGCCGTCTTTGGTTCAATTTGGTGGTATCCCCTTTGGCTCTTGGGAAAGATTTGTAGAAGAAATCAAGAAAATGACCAATCAAATCTCTTGA